ACAAGGGACGTAAAAAGAGAAATAGAAAATACCGGGCAGTGTATGTTTCTTTGTTGCCTTGTTTTTGGCGAAGGTAGGCACCGACACTGATGGCGGGcatgtgtgagagagagagagggtgaaggcagaggagagcgggTAGCTTCCTTGACTGTGTACTTCTCTTGAGGTGCGCCgaagcgcggcggcgtgtgtgcgcgaaAAGAGAGGCATGGAAGATGGCATAAGCCTAACAGGACGGGGCAGCACGGCAAATGCGTGGAAGTGATGGAGCCACAACGCGGGAGAAGATgtaaaaacaaaaaaatagAAGGGTAGATGGGCATGTGGGGACACGAAGCACATGGACCGCAAAGCAGAGGGGagggtatgtgtgtgtgtgtgtgtgtgcagtggcaccaaaagaaaagaaaagagggatacagagagagagagaggtgggatGTGTATAAACGCACAGCCAAGACAAGACACGAAACACAGGCCCACGggcacacgcgcccacacaTAGACATCGACATGCGTATAAGTATACTtctaaacacacacacacacacacacacacacacacactcacgcaaCGAGCCAAACGAATAAAAGACGTCTTACGGGGTGAAAGGGTTCGTGCCAAGAATAATAAGGAAAACGCAGAAGTGAGCAAAGGACCCCGAACCCCCTAAAAAAAAGTTTTTCCAGTGACACCtcgagagagatggagatgaatatatatagagagagtTTCATGCGGCACGAAAACGCACGCGCCTGGCCAAGAGGGACACCAACATCCAGCGGACTTCGGGGAAATGACAAAGTGAATAATAACAAATAAAACGGAGGAaagagacggaggaggagaaggaaggaaggaagaggcTTGCCCAGGCACACTACTTGCGGGCTGCGCGTGGGTCGAACCTGGAGAGCCGTAAAACGAACAGGAACGTACACAGGAAACAGAAATTTAGAGATGTAGTCACGATACAGCCAGCGCCCCCTtttctccttcccttcccgTGTCCGCATGTGCATCTCTCTGCTTCTGCACAGCTATCCAGTGACACTCGTCGATGCGACTGGCGGGCAAGTTACGAAAGCGAGAGAAGCAcgagaaaacaaacaagaaCACGTTATGGTGTTTGCTGGCAAAGCGGGCATGCATACGTGGCACTCAAAGGGACCCTTCACCCAAGGCATACCCCGCGGAGCCCTGCTGCCTTTCAAGACAACACCACCCCGAACTTAGGTCACGTGACGTGGAGGTCTTGTAGATAGAAGCAAAAGCCCTTGCGAGCTGTTCCAGTGGCCTTCTCCGCTCAGCTATCGAGCAGCATGTTCTGCCAACTACGTCATCCCCCACAATGTCAATCACGCACCATCAGCGGCAAATAGAGGCCGCCAATTCGTCTTCCTCCAACGTGAGCccggccagcagcagcatttCCTTGCTCGCCTCCCGTACCTGCATCGCAGTCGGGCGCTCGGCAGGGTCCAGTGAGAGGCAACGGATGAGGGACTCAACGGCACGGTTGCTGTATTTGCCGACCACGCTTGCCCCTCTCAGTGGATCCACATTCACCACGACACGGCCCTGCGTCAGAGCACTGCTAAAGGTCGTCCCGCCAGCCTTCATCAGCTCGGAGAGCTCTGCCGCAGTCCCGAGTGGCTGCCCGTCATTGCCAGTTGCCCACTTCCACGCCGGCTGCTTTGTTAGTGCCTCGAGAGCCCCGAGACCAATGCAAAACATGTCGCACTGTGGAGTTGGCAGCGCTCCAGTGGCCATCAAGGGGCTTATGAAGCACGTTTGATGCATGTAGAAGAGTTCGCGTGCCGCTTCATTGTCGCCTGAGTGCCCAGTTAAGCGGCACTTCCCATCCGCACTTACGAGCACGTTGTCGAGGCgcacgctgccgtgcgctaCTCCCCGTTCGTGTAAATACGACAGAGCGGTGAGAATTTGAAGGCCAAAGCGATTGATGGTCACCGGCTTCACATTTGGATAGCGGAAGATGAGCTCACGCAGCGTACCGCCAGGACTGAACTCCCATAGGGGCATGACGCCACCCTCAAGCGACTCGGAGAAGccgaggaaggagaggaggttCGGATGGCTcagctgctggtgcttcTCGATCAaccgccgcaccgcagccgcttgGCGTGAGGAGGGCGCGCAGACGGGAgtggcgctgcgcagtgCGTCCGACATAGGACCCGGTGGTGCATTTCTGATAACCTTGGCTACCACGGGGTGCACCTCACGATATATTAAGTAATTGACGGAGCACAGTGCTCCAGCCGAGCCGAGTGCCAACACCCTTCTATGCCACATGAACTCTGGGGTCAGCTCGTTGTTCATTGGGCAACGTGCAATATGCCAGTACAGCCCATGCTCGTCGCGCATCCATGAAGGCATCGAGGGCACTACATAACGGAAAGTGCTGATGCCGTCCTTCACTGCTAAAACATAGCGCTCCCGTACCCTTGGAAACTGATGCGCCGACGTCCGTGAAAAGCCCCTGCGATTCTTATCCCTTCCGCAGACCTTTCGAGGTACACCGACGCCTCCTTCCGTCGGAGAAAGTACACCTGGGTACAGCGCTCCGGTTCCGTTACCCAGCGGTTTCGAGTCGCGCAGGACTGCGTCGATTCCTAGCGGACAGAAGCGCACCTTGCACAGCCGCTCCGTGATCCGCAGTCGAACGCGGCGCTCACACTCGCGCATCAGCCGCGCCACCTGCACCGACACGGCACCACCCGTCACGGCGCTGGCAACCGCCTCGCGACGCAtggccgccggcagcagcccgGGCTCCAGGTCCGCGatctcggcgacgccgcggtaGGCGGCCAGCGCGCTAGCGTAGTCGCCGCGCAGCATGTGCTCGaagccgtcgcagcagcagcgtgcgtacagctgccacgccgcgtcgccggccaCGCGCCCGGGTAGAGCCTCGTACAGCACCACCACATCGCCGTCCAGCCCCGCACGGCCCGTGCGCAGCACATCCACCGGGATCTGCCGCACGCCGACGTCCACATTGCCGCGGCCCCGGCCGCCGCTATCGTTGtccgcgcgcagcagcgtcgccgtctcctccgtcatggccacgcgcacgccgatgcgctgcggcacgcgGCCCAGATCGCGCTGCACGTCGCGGCCAAGCGCCACCTGCAGTGTCTGCTCGCTGCCGGAGGGGCGGTACTGCCCGCACGTGAACATGCTCgtgtccagcagcgcgcgcacgtccggcatggccgccgcgccgtccttttgtgcgccgtcaccgctgccgctctgcgCGGCCGTCCAGCTCACCAGGTCCAGtgcgaaggcagcggcgttgcgtgcgtcctgcgcagcgcggcgcttcATCTCCTCCTGCCGCGTGTCACGCGGTGGCctcggctgcggtgccgacTGTGCAGCGGGGACACCATGCCTCACAGCGGGTGCAgggggcgccgctgctggtgccgccgccgcgctagCGTCTCCAGGTCCACGCGggaggtgtgcgcgcaccgcgctgTTGAAgtgcagcacgcacgcgtcgGGGCAGAGGCGATGCAGCGTGCCGTGGTGCGTGTGGCACAGCTCGTGCACGGCGGTGATGAATGCTGTCAGTGCGGCTGGTGTGGGGAAGGGGCCGCTGTTGGCGGTGTTCGCTGCCTGGGCTGTTtgctcggccgccgcgatgAGTCGCTGACCACGAATCTGGCGGGACTCCTGCTCTTCGGCGAGgcttcgccgctgcagcgacgaaAATGGGTCCGTGGTGGTAGAGGCTGTAGCGCTCATGGAGAGGTATACAACAGTTGAGAGGTGCAAGGACAGCTGCATGCCCTTCGATTTCTGCGGCTTGCTATTATGAATTAAGCATGAGAAGCGCCGCGTAGGGACATGGTCACTTTGGCAGGCAGAGTCGTCCGTGACACGCAGTCGTAGTCCCTCCGGAATGAAGGCGTCGacatcgcgcagctgctgcatcgtCTTGTTGTGTGCTTGAATGAGTGCATCGACCTCCGTGAAGCGGACTAGCTTGCTATCTCTCGGATAATAGAGTTGGCGGTCGCCGTGCTCGACGCTGGCCAGCATGCTCGTTCGCACGCCGTTGAGAGGCTGCGAGATGGTGCGGTGGATGAGGCGCCAGAAAATGAGAGTGAAGATGAGCACGGCAGCGACCGTGATGCCGTTGCCCATATCTCGGATAAGCGTGTGCGGCACGGTGATGTTCCCCTGCACGCTGGCGTAGACGAGAGGCAGACAAAGGCCCTTGGACGTCGTGTAGGTCCACGCGGTGACCATCGCGGGTGCGCCGTTGTGCTGGAAGTCAACAGTGCTCCTGCTGGCCTCGCTCTGCAGCTGTGCGAGGTCGACGTGCTTGAGTGCGGCACGCATGAGCGGATCACGAACATCGCTGGCCTTGAGGTAGCTAACACTGGTGTTGACCAGCGGCGTGTGGATGACGGAGCTGATAAAGTGCTGGCCCCAGTTGTTCGACATGATGGCGGGGTCGGCGTTGGTGAGGGTTTGGTTGACGAAGAGTGCGATGCGGGCACGGATGTGGTGCGTGCCGTCGGGCTCGCGTAGAAGCCTCGAGCCGTTGATGTGCAGGAGAGCGTAGTCGGTGATGGGGGTGGCCACAGGCATGGTAGGGCTCCCGTACACCATGCCGACTGGTACGTTGAGCTCCATGAGGTGTGGAAGAATGGGGTTCACACGCCACGCGTTGCGGATGTCGATGTCGGGGTTGCGGCCGGCCGCCAGCTCGTTGACGAGCGCGAAGATGGGAACGGCGTTCATGTTCTCGTCTATAAAGTTCGAGATGTTGCGCGCTTGAGATGGCCACTCCATCGCCATGCGCAGCGGACGCTGGAAGCGATAGGTATCCTTGTCGACGTAGTTGGTGGCGTTGACGGTGTGGTTGTAGGATACATACCCGAAGAGGCTGTCCGTCAACGCGTCGTCAGTGAGTCCATGCATGCAGGTGATCGTCTCTCGGAGCTCGAAGGAGACTAAAGATAATGCGGCGAGGAGCATGTCCTTGTCGTACCCCGCGAGGATGGAGCAGAGTGTGGCGAGCGTGTCTTCGGACTGCATCTGAAATGGGTAGCGCGCCTGCAGTAACATGAGGTCGGCGGCCATGTTGTACGCGGTACTTATCTGCTGATCCAGTCGCTTTCTGATGATGTTGGCGTGCAAGTGGTGCAGCGTGCGCCACGATTCGAGCACCGCGGCGGAGACGATTGCCTGtgtgacgacggcgctgcagatgCCGACAgtggcgaggagggcgaagaaGAGGATGGCCCAGAGGATGTCGACGCGGCACAAAAAGTCAAGCCATGCGGCGCGCTTCGAGGTGCGGTGCACATTCTGCtggcgcgcgcacagccgcGGAAGCGTCTCTGCTCGCGGTTCTTTACTGCAAGAAGCCCGCGGTTTGGCGTGCAGCGTGGCGTGGAGAGGGGGCTCCATGGTGTACTGGACGAGCAGCAGAGGGCTGTGGTAGTGAAGGATGGAAAAGCAGCAAAGGCAGAAGAGGCTGGTGTTGCGGACACGTGCGCGGATATAGGTGCCCACGCGTGGGTGAGACTATGCTATGTGGGCAATGAGACTGCGCCCTCGATAGAGATGCCTGGAGTTGAGCAGCGAAGAGAGGGTCGAAaacgggaggagggagagagggatggCCCAAATTGATGTATCCCAGCTTGGAGGAGAGAACTATGGCGGACGGCGCGGCACACACCGAGATGATCAACAAGAGAGTGGCCAAAagcctgtgtgtgtgtgttgcgtgACGACGCGTGGGAGCAGCAcgacccccctccctccctcacacacatacacactcCGCGCCTCCAGAGCGCCTCATGCGCAACGGTGCTTACCAGGTGCCCGACCCCCCGAGCCAAGTGCTGCGTGGGCTTACCTTCTCATGCGTCGTGGTGTAGATGACGTTGTACAAGGAACGCGAGCTCGCGACAGTGGACAACATTACCACTAGCCGATTCCATCAGAG
This Leishmania major strain Friedlin complete genome, chromosome 31 DNA region includes the following protein-coding sequences:
- a CDS encoding protein kinase-like protein; the protein is MEPPLHATLHAKPRASCSKEPRAETLPRLCARQQNVHRTSKRAAWLDFLCRVDILWAILFFALLATVGICSAVVTQAIVSAAVLESWRTLHHLHANIIRKRLDQQISTAYNMAADLMLLQARYPFQMQSEDTLATLCSILAGYDKDMLLAALSLVSFELRETITCMHGLTDDALTDSLFGYVSYNHTVNATNYVDKDTYRFQRPLRMAMEWPSQARNISNFIDENMNAVPIFALVNELAAGRNPDIDIRNAWRVNPILPHLMELNVPVGMVYGSPTMPVATPITDYALLHINGSRLLREPDGTHHIRARIALFVNQTLTNADPAIMSNNWGQHFISSVIHTPLVNTSVSYLKASDVRDPLMRAALKHVDLAQLQSEASRSTVDFQHNGAPAMVTAWTYTTSKGLCLPLVYASVQGNITVPHTLIRDMGNGITVAAVLIFTLIFWRLIHRTISQPLNGVRTSMLASVEHGDRQLYYPRDSKLVRFTEVDALIQAHNKTMQQLRDVDAFIPEGLRLRVTDDSACQSDHVPTRRFSCLIHNSKPQKSKGMQLSLHLSTVVYLSMSATASTTTDPFSSLQRRSLAEEQESRQIRGQRLIAAAEQTAQAANTANSGPFPTPAALTAFITAVHELCHTHHGTLHRLCPDACVLHFNSAVRAHLPRGPGDASAAAAPAAAPPAPAVRHGVPAAQSAPQPRPPRDTRQEEMKRRAAQDARNAAAFALDLVSWTAAQSGSGDGAQKDGAAAMPDVRALLDTSMFTCGQYRPSGSEQTLQVALGRDVQRDLGRVPQRIGVRVAMTEETATLLRADNDSGGRGRGNVDVGVRQIPVDVLRTGRAGLDGDVVVLYEALPGRVAGDAAWQLYARCCCDGFEHMLRGDYASALAAYRGVAEIADLEPGLLPAAMRREAVASAVTGGAVSVQVARLMRECERRVRLRITERLCKVRFCPLGIDAVLRDSKPLGNGTGALYPGVLSPTEGGVGVPRKVCGRDKNRRGFSRTSAHQFPRVRERYVLAVKDGISTFRYVVPSMPSWMRDEHGLYWHIARCPMNNELTPEFMWHRRVLALGSAGALCSVNYLIYREVHPVVAKVIRNAPPGPMSDALRSATPVCAPSSRQAAAVRRLIEKHQQLSHPNLLSFLGFSESLEGGVMPLWEFSPGGTLRELIFRYPNVKPVTINRFGLQILTALSYLHERGVAHGSVRLDNVLVSADGKCRLTGHSGDNEAARELFYMHQTCFISPLMATGALPTPQCDMFCIGLGALEALTKQPAWKWATGNDGQPLGTAAELSELMKAGGTTFSSALTQGRVVVNVDPLRGASVVGKYSNRAVESLIRCLSLDPAERPTAMQVREASKEMLLLAGLTLEEDELAASICR